Proteins from a single region of Pseudomonas fulva:
- a CDS encoding FUSC family protein encodes MRQVFRQLFSWHAGPPAWGPAVVAGLGCALPLLLGLFSAHPGFLWASVGAFQAAQANPLHRFGMLRMLLLTGLGACSAGLGFWSATHPLISLSLFAGFGLLLAWLQRFGTETGKLGIGLTVCLCLGQGQYGSSMLNNPNAIAMLFMLGGLWVMLLAFGLRGLHGLRMWPHMPRLISLLKVLRRHAGRQSRQQWGLYALGCTVAVSLAGLIVNLAHLQRGYWLTLAVVTTLQLEFRGSLVRALQASMASLGAAGLLILFGHSLQSPPLMVAIMLPLIMLSRALQANHYGLFVLQTTVCFVLLAESLAKDWHLPQVRLFNVTLGILLTLFIALLMHGLRQWLDNRNAARLRTAATDEQAPAQQPETQAMNDE; translated from the coding sequence ATGCGCCAGGTATTCAGGCAGCTGTTCAGCTGGCACGCCGGGCCACCCGCCTGGGGGCCGGCGGTGGTCGCCGGCCTGGGTTGCGCGCTGCCACTGCTGCTTGGTTTGTTCAGCGCCCACCCGGGATTTTTGTGGGCGTCGGTCGGCGCCTTCCAGGCGGCCCAGGCCAATCCGCTGCACCGCTTCGGCATGTTGCGCATGCTGCTGCTCACCGGCCTGGGTGCCTGCAGTGCCGGGCTGGGCTTCTGGTCGGCGACCCACCCGCTGATCAGCCTGTCGCTGTTCGCCGGCTTCGGCCTGCTGCTGGCCTGGCTGCAGCGCTTTGGCACCGAAACCGGCAAACTGGGTATCGGCCTGACGGTGTGCCTGTGCCTGGGCCAAGGCCAATACGGCAGCAGCATGCTGAACAACCCCAACGCCATCGCCATGCTGTTCATGCTCGGCGGGCTCTGGGTGATGCTGCTGGCATTCGGCTTGCGCGGCCTGCATGGCCTGCGCATGTGGCCACACATGCCGCGCCTGATCAGCCTGCTCAAGGTGCTGCGCCGCCACGCCGGGCGCCAGTCCCGCCAGCAGTGGGGCCTGTATGCCCTGGGCTGCACGGTGGCGGTTTCCCTGGCCGGCCTGATCGTCAACCTGGCGCACCTGCAGCGCGGTTACTGGCTGACCCTGGCGGTGGTCACCACCTTGCAGCTGGAATTTCGCGGCAGCCTGGTGCGGGCACTGCAGGCGAGCATGGCCAGTCTCGGCGCCGCCGGCCTGCTGATCCTGTTCGGCCATAGCCTGCAGAGCCCACCGCTGATGGTCGCCATCATGCTGCCGCTGATCATGCTCAGCCGCGCCCTGCAGGCCAACCACTACGGGCTGTTCGTGCTGCAGACGACGGTCTGCTTCGTGCTCCTGGCCGAGAGCCTGGCCAAGGACTGGCACCTCCCGCAGGTACGGCTGTTCAACGTCACCCTGGGTATCCTGCTGACGCTGTTCATCGCCCTGTTGATGCACGGCCTGCGCCAATGGCTGGATAACCGCAACGCCGCCAGGCTACGCACCGCGGCAACAGACGAGCAAGCGCCGGCGCAGCAACCGGAAACACAGGCAATGAACGACGAATGA